ATCCACCCCCATTAACTATGTACACTGTTCTATTGTCTTTCCCACGAAAAAAATCGTTGAATGATTCAACGATTCAAAAGTTGATATTTACATCTTATCATGCATACAAAATACTATGCATGTTTCTCCATTATTCCAGTGCTTGCTTAAAGTCTTCCAGTAAATCTGTAATATCCTCGATTCCACAAGACAAGCGCAAAAGTTCATCGGTGACACCCTGCTCTAAGCGCTCTTCCACACTTAAGCAAGCATGAGACATCGTTGCAGGATGAGATAAAATTGATTCAACACCACCAAGACTGACTGCTAGAATTGGAATCTTAACCTTCCTTGTAAAAGACATCAAATCATCTTTGCTCGCTAGAGAGAATGATAATACTGCGCCACCACACTTGGCTTGTGACATATGAATATCATGACCAGGATGAGAATCTAAACCTGGATAATACACTTGTTTGATCTTTGGATGGTTGTGCAAGAATTCCGCAATTGCCTGTGCATTTTCAGAGGACTGTTTCATACGTAAGCCCATCGTCTTCATACCACGCATAATTAACCAAGCATCTTGCACACCTAAGATACCACCAAAGTTCTTCCGGAATAGAACTAACTGTTTATAGTATTCTTCATTATTTGTCGCAACAACACCAGCCACTACATCACTATGACCATTGATAAACTTCGTAGCACTCTCTACAACGATATCAACACCTAACGCAAGTGTATCTTGAAATAGCGTTGTCATAAAGGTGTTATCGGCTACCGCAATCAGTCCATTCTTTTTTGCAATGGATACGATTGCACGAACATCACATACCTTTAGTAAAGGATTGGATGGTGTCTCAATATAAATCATGCGTGTCTTATCTGTAATCGCACTTTCTATCTCATCAAGATTTGCCATATCCACAAAACTAGCTGAAATTTGATAGCGCGGTAGAATCTTCGTCGCAAATTGACAAGTACCACCATACACTTCCTTTGGAAGGATGACATGTTCTCCAGCATTTAACAACATCAAAACATTCGATATTGCACTCATACCGGAACTAAAACTTAATGCATATTTGGCATTCTCAATACAACGAAGACCATCTTCTAATGCATCAATCGTCGGATTGGAGAAACGGGTGTACAAATACTTCTGTTCATCACAATACAGCTCTGTATTATGAAACGTGGATGTTTGATAGATTGGTATACTGGCAGCACCAGTATATTGATCCAATACGGTATAACCATGCAATAATTTTGTATTCTGTTTCATCTTCTACTCCGTTAATAATTATGAATCATTTTGGTTGGTGATTATTGTTGTTGAAACGCCTACTTATAGCCTACACCCATCTATGATAGCTTTCAAGAAAGCAAATAACTAGATTAACAAATAAGCAAATAGTTGAAACCAATCAAAATTATCATTTAGATACCAATAATTCCAAAAATATCTTTCACTTTATCGTAGATATTCATCTTTTCTGCGTATGTATACAACTTATTAAAATCTTTATTACGATAACGAGCATATCTTGTTATTATTTTCGAAAATAACTCAGCCTCGACTTTATTTCTATTTTTTACAAAATCACAAACCGTTCTTTCTAAATCATAGACATTTACCTTGTTTCCATAAGTCGTTTTACATTGAGCAATACCTAGTTCATATGTATCTTTATTCACATAATGAACTCTTTTATCACGTTGAATGCGGCTTGCATTATATCCTTTGTATACTGTTACTTCTAGTTCTGATGGAATGATATCTGTAAATTGAAATAGATACAAAGCAGATACATACGAGTAGATTGCAACTTTATACTTATTTTGAAAGAAATAATACTCGTCATAATCACCTTTTGTTGAAAGATATACTCCTCTTTCTTCGCGAACTAATTCTCCTGCTTCAACCATTCTAGTTAAATATATAGTTGGGATATTAGAATTCACTAGTTCACCACTTGTAATAAATCCACCCATTTTTTCGATCTTTTCTCGTATCTTCTTTTTATAATCCATTTTTGCCTCCATTTAATGTTGTAAATACGCTTATATTATCTAGTACGCATATTTACAACATTGATTATAAAGAAAAAGCCACCTTAGTGACTTATAGATTACTTCGATAATCCTAACAAGGACTTAATCTTATTTTGAATACGGATATTGCGTTGTGCCTTTTTGATGTCTCCTACCCATCTACAGGAAGAATGACAGCCAGAACTACAATCTCCACTACAGGAGCTTACTCCGTTCTTCATTACATAACGAATATCGAATGCAACGATTACAACAACGACCATTAATACTAAGAATGTTGAAATATTCATATAAACGCTCCTTTAGTTAACTATAACTAACACATTAATAGTATACTTCTTTTTTCTGATTTGAAAAGTCAAACGCAATAAGAAATTAAACGTGATGCACTAACATTGCCAAACGTATCAATTTCTCGTCTTTTTCAAAATTAATATCGAATAATTTTTCAATCTGCTGAAGACGATACTTAACGGTATTCAGATGAATATAGAGCCCTTCTGCAGTCTTCTGTTTTGAGTATTGTGATTTAACATACATACACAATGTCTCGTAATACTTCGTCTCATACTTACGATCATACGCAATGAGTTTTTGTATCTTTAAGTCAACCAATGTATCTAGTGATAATTGTTTTTCTAACTGGCTATGCAAATAGGAATCAATTAGATTCTGGAAGTTTGCCTCTTTTCCCTTTGCCTTACTAGCAGCATATTCTGCCTGTCTTGCGTATCCATCAAGATGATGAAGTTTTTCAAACTGCATACTATATCCAACATGAATATTTGGGTATTGTTTCAAATCGATATGCTTTGTGCTCGCCAATAAAAGATAACATTGTTCATTCATAATACCACCCAAAAGATTTACATCACTCGTCTGTATCTCACTTAAGAAAGAACGTAATACAGTAATACGATTTGCAATTGTAGTATCAACATATGCAAGCATGTAAGTACCTTTGACGAGATAACCAGTCTCTTGTAGTAATTGAAGTCCTAATGATTGACTCTCTTCATCCTTTTGTAGCAGTAAGGCAAATGCTTGTTCACGTTTCGATCCATGATTTGTAAGTTGATGACGTAGATAGATTGATGAAGCATCCGCAAGCAATTTAACATCCTCTTCACTAATTTCATTCTCCACCGCAACTGTTAATTTTCCAATCGACTTCTTTTTTGCAAAAATATCGATTACATAAACATCTCTTTGATACTCCGTATCAAATATACGCAATGGTTTTTGAATACCATTCTCATTGAGTAATCCTCGTTCTATCAATCGATTTACAAAGCTTCGTTTTAGTTTTGTATCTTGTAAAAACGATAAATATACGTAAGCATCTGGTACCTTAGAGCAAGTTACTAATTGATATGCATCATCCATAATCCAAATCGGATTTTGAACTAACTTCGCAGCCTTTGCCACAAATATTTCAAGTGTTGCACACTCACTAACCAAATCAAATAATTCGTCTTTTTTCATAGTTTTATTTTACCATGAATAATGCAATAGTTTTTATTAGCACTGTTTTGTAGAGTTATAGATGTATTGTTTAATACTCATATTCAATTCTAACTTCAGTCCTTCATGCACCCAAAATTATGTACTTTTTGGGTGCATTTTTTACTCTAATGAGTATAAATACTTGATTTCTTTTATTCCCCATACGAAAAGGAGAAATCTTACGATTTCTCCCGAGAGGGATTATTTTGTTGCGTATTCAGCTGCAGCTTCACCACAGATTCTTCCACCTGTTAGAGCTGTCATTAATGTAACACCTTCAACGAGTGGGTATGAGTTGTTATAGATTTCCGCAATTTCATTACCAGCTGCGTATAGACCACCGATAACTGTTCCATCTTGCTTGATAACTTCTAGATTAGAGTTAACAAGTACACCACCAATACCACCTAATGATACTGGTCTTGCCTTAGCAGCATAGTATGGACCATCACCTAGAGATAACATATACTTAGAATCTTTGCCGTATACTGCATCTGATCCATTTGCACAATCTGCGTTGTATGCACTAATTGTCTTCTTTAATGCATTGGCATCAACACCCATTGCCTTTGCAAGATCTTCCACTGTATCGCCCTTGAACACGGTACCATTTTTAACACCATCTTCTAGTGCGGATCTAAACTCTGTCCATGGTTCATTCACACTAAATAGTGGTAATGATGGTTGGTATCCAACAGCTGTTTCTACATTCAGTTCCTTAGAACCACCCTGCTCTACTTTCTTTACCATATCATCTGACATGATTGAGAAATAGTATTCACCTTGTGTTGCTGCGGCATTTGAAGATAGCGCTGTATCATAGTTTAAATCTTCTGGAGCAAATCTAGAACCACGTTGGTTAACCCAAATACTTGTTGCAAGATAGATAGCCTTTGCGATTTCATCCTTACCAGAACCTGGTTCGATTCCAGAATAAGATGTTACACCATGGTACTGTTGAATTGTCTTACCCTTACCAGCACCGATTGCTTGTGACATTGTTGCGCCATCACCTGTTTGTGTACCTGTTGTAAATGTAACGAGCGGGAAACCAACTTCCTTTTCAATAACATCTGCATTAGCACCGAAACCACCTGTAGCAAGTACAGCAGCATCACATGAGATTTCATATGTAGTATCAGAAGACTTCGCTACAACACCTGTAATCTTATTGTCTTCTGACTTTAGTTCTACTGCAGGAGTTTGGTAGTAAATCTTACCACCTGCATTTTCAAACTGCTTTAATAGAGCCTGATAGTAACCAAGCTTATTAGATTGGTCTGCATATGCATGATATGTTGGGAAACCATTTGCATGTGCTGCCTGTTCATTACCAACATATACAAGGTCCATACCATTTTCTTCTAACCAGTCAATTGTTTCACCAGAGCGGTTAGCGATGTTATAGAATAACTGTCCATCATCCATCCAACAGTTATAGGATTGCCAATGTGCAAGAACTTCCTGTGTTGTAAATGTACCTGCTACACCAGCTTCTTTTTGTTCTTTAGAGTTAATACCCATTGGTCCACCTGCAATAACAGATACACCACCAATATTCGCAGACTTTTCAAGTAAGATAACCTTTGCACCATTTTGTTGAGCTGTTAATGCGGCAGTAATACCTGCACCACCTGCACCAATAACAACTACATCAGCAGTTAACTTCTCAGTCTTTGACTCAGATGCTTGTGCACTATCACTACCAAATGAATCAGGATCACCACCAGCAGTCTTAATTGCATTCTTAACAGCATCCTTAATCGCATCAGAAGTGATTGTCGCACCAGTTATCCCATCTACATTAGGACTGTTCTTTTCAACAATCTTCTTTGGCAACTCTGTAATTGCAGTACCAGCAATTTCTGGTGTCTCTTCATTATCCTTTACTTCTACATTTGTGATCTTTCCAGAAGAAATTGTTGTGCTTACTGTAACCTTTCCGTTACGTCCATCAACTGTTTCCTCATAAGTACCATCTTTTACAGTAGTACTTTTCTTTGTTGAGCATCCAGTCAGTAGCATACCTACGCTTAAGCATGCCGCAAATAAACGTTTATTCATAGTTCTCCCCCTTTGTTTACTTGATAAAAATATCACAATATGTAAATCTACTCTTTGTCTGTTTAAGACAAATAGATAAATTAGTTTTCGTCAGAAATGAAAACGAAAATTATTAACCTAGCTTCAATCTATACAATATTGGAAGCCTATTTAGTAAGTTACAACCAAAATATCCTTTACTATTAATACTATTTCTTGGGAACAGCGTAAGTTAGGAGAATTAGGCACTACATTTACTGGTTTATCTGGTAAAAAAGCTTCCGACTTCGGTCATGGAGAAGCTTCATTTATTACATATATGAATGTTTTCTCTAATCCAGTTGCGAATCCTAATATGGTAGATAATGTAGAAATTGATCCAAAGCAAAGAGAAGTTGAAATAGGTGATGTTTTCTTTACTACATCTTCTGAAACACCTGAAGAAGTTGGAATGTCTAGTGTTTTAAAGGAAAAACATGGTGTTACATATCTTAATAGTTTTTGCTTTGGCTTTAGACCTACGGTTAAATTTAATTTAGATTATCTTGCGTTTATGTTTAGGTCTGAATTTGTCAGAATACAAATAATAATTTTGGCACAAGGTATTTCGAGATTTAATATTTCAAAAATCAAGATGATGGATATTGATATTCACGTACCGAGTATTGATGAACAAATAGCTATTGGGACATACTTTATTGAACTAGACAACCTTATCACCCTTCATCAGCGTAAGCATTTGTGGCCTTTTTAACTCAGACTTGAAAGAGAACGCATTACAATATCAATATCTTTATTTTCTAGTTCATTTATAATATGAAGATATGTTTTCTGTGTAGTAGTCATGCTTGAATGTCCAAGTCTTCTAGCTACACTTGCAATTGATACTCCTGCAAACAATAGTAATGATGCGTGAGTATGTCTCAATCCGTGAATAGATACAATTGGAATATTTGCTCCTTTACAGTGACGTTCCAGAGAATCATTTATACTTGAATTAAAAACTCGACTCTTTATAAAAATTGGTTCATCTTCTGGTAATCCCTTAATTAATTCAGAAAACTGGACAATAAGCTGCCAGTCAATTTGAATTTTTCTAACAGAAGACCTATTCTTTGTAGGCAGAAAACCTGTACAGCTTTTATAATCCCAAGTTTTGCTGATAGAAAGCGATTGGTGCTGAAAGTCAAAATCTTTTGGTGTGATTGCCAGTGCTTCTGAAAATCTCATACCTGTTTTCGCCACTAGAAGAATAAACCAATCCCAACTTATTTCTGTATTTAAATTAAGATGTGATATAAGTTTATGTAATTCAAATTGATTAAGATATTTTATCTTTTTAGGACGTGGAGTTTTGCCTTTAATAATAGCCTTTCTTGTAGGATCTCGTTCTATCAATCCTTCGTCAACAGCATCCATTATGGCACCTTTCAACTGATGATGAAAATCCATCGTTGTTTGTCTTTCATGAACCTCTGCATAGCTATTAAGTAATTGTTGGTAAGATAGTCGGTTAAGGTCACACATTCTCATTCCCGGAGCAAGACGTTCTAACCAAGTTTGTGTTAGTAAATATTTATCCATCGTAACTTTCCGAATTGCTCCTGACTTATAAACTTTTATCCATTGTGAATAATACTCATAAAATAAATCTGTCTCTTTAATATTATTTAGCATTGAAAATCCTCCTTTTTATGAATATATGGCTTACGCTGATGAAGGGTGATAAGACTATTAATACTGGTGAAAAATAATGATAATTTATTTCTTTCTTTCTCTTGCACCGGTACTTGAATTACTATGTCGGACATCACATTATTCATTAGTTTTGGATTTCCTACATAAGAAACATACGCTTTTGCAGTATTATTTAGTGCTTCCGCTATCATCTGATTAGCCCTTATTTCATTAGATAATAAAACCCCACAAACATTTGTACAATAGAACTTTCCCTTTCTGTAATTAACAGTTCCTGCATTCGCACCATCAGTAGTCCAAGTAATCGCATCTTCATATAGGTAGTTACTATAGTATCCCATGAGCCCATTATCTTTTGTCTGTGAAGAATAAACTGGATATGGATTTTTATCTGATTTAGTTGGAATTGTTTGTGTAGCTGGAAGCACGTAACCACGTGTAATTCTAAACATATTTGAGACCTTACGCTGTTCCCAATCATAAAAGAGAGTTAGAAATCTTCTAACTCCCATTTATGTTACTATTCAATATTAAATCCACCTTCGAAAATAAATCTCCTAAGTAATTTATCTGCCTCAATTCGAGCTTGTCTTTTTGATAGTTCAATTTTCAACCGTTTTCCCAAAAAATTTCTAGCATCATCAATATCAATAGTATTCATAAGCTCATCGTAGCGACCATATGCATTTATATTTGATTCATCGACATGTAAATTTATCAACGCCCGTAATTTTGCTTCATCAATTCCAAGACCAGAAGCAAGCCTATGAATTTGGTCATTATGTGCATTACACATATATAAAGTAATATAATCCCTAAATGTCTTGCCGGCTTCAACTGCAATTTTACCTGTTTCGATATCATTCAAGAATAATTTTGCTAGTTTTTGTTCTTCTTGTGTCAAAGATGCAAATGATTTATGTAGGTCGTGAATCGCCTTTTCTTTAGCTATGGCATCCCCTTTATTTAGATTAATCATAAATAATTTAAACTTTGAGTTCATATAATCATCATCAATAGAATCAGTTTGAATCTCGATAATGTGTGTATCTATATCGTATGGTAAACCGCCTTCAATCCTAGTTCCTTTAAAGAGCTCTTTATATCTTTGAACAAGTATCAAATAGGTTTTTTCATCAAAGAGTATTTTCTTTGAATAAAAACTTCCGTCAGTATTCTTAAATTCATAAATTGATTTATCCCATGAGAAACCTTGTATCTTAGCAGAATCAAGATATTGATTTAATTCAGAAAATAATTTTGCAAATTTTTTCTTCCATGAAATATCATCATAATTATGGTCAAAGTCATAAATACCAACTGATTCAAATAATTCTACGATTTCTCCATATTTGAAATTCATCTGATCGATATTAATATCAAGTTTATCTACAAATATGCCAAATGGCCTATCTCCCGAATATTCTCTAACAGCATTGTCAAGATTTTCTTTCATTGTATGAGGATATCGGTACCATATTATTGTTCCATGCGGTTTATCGCTACCATAGAGTCTATTTGTCCTTGAAATTGCTTGTATAAAATTCTTCCCTTCAAGTTTTTTATCCAAATACAAAGTATTGATCCATTTCGAGTCAAATCCAGTTAATAATTGATCCACAACAATAATGATATTAAGTTGCTCCTCTTTCGAAAGGTTTAGATATGGTTTCTTGTGTGATAATCGCGCACAAACATCTTTTTTAAAACTTGCGTAATTACCTATTTCATAAGATTTACCAAACATCTCTTTATAATCAATTAAGATATCTGTTATTCCCTTCATTTTCCAAATTGATTCCTGTGTATTATCATCACTTGGGTCGAAAATTGCAGTAACTTTTAGGTTATGATTTTTACATTTGAACAATTTATAATATTGCATTGCTTCAGAAATAGAACTTGTCGCAAAGATGGAATGAAATAGTGATCCAACACTCCGCACAGTCCAGTGATTAATTATATCGTCTACTACAGCATTCTGGTGTTTTAGTGTTTCGTATTGTGCTTTTGGAATAAAGTTTTCAATTTCTGTCATCGGGCATTTCTTTTCACCCTTATTCATATAATATAAAAATATTTTTCTTGTCTCTTCTTTAGCCATTGCTCCTTCAACAGTAGAGCAATTACATTGTTTGAGTGCGACCTTTTCTCTTAGGTCATTATCTTCGAAAGTACAAACTTTATATGGGTCAAACCCAAGAACATTTTTATCTCTAATTCCATGAACAATAGTATAGCGATGTAACTCATCACCAAAAATATCCGATGTAACACCATGAGCAGGAGTTCCTGTGAAACCAAAGAAAATTGCATTGGAAAATGTTTTTTTGATATTTTGATGCATATCCCCTTTTTGGTCTCTATGACATTCATCAATTATAAATACAATATGCTTTGACTGTATTTTTTCTAAGTCCTTTTGCTTAACATCACTATCTTCTCTAATTCTGCTCATTTTCTGAATTGATGTAACAATTAGCACATCATCAGGAGAATCACTTTTTAGTTTTCCAATCAAAACATTTGTATCCTCTGTCGCTTGTATTGATTCAGATGGATCAGCAAAATTTCTATAATTAATCAGTGACTGATCACCAAGTTCCACTCTATCAAGTAAGAAAACAACTTTATCCGCTTCCTTTGAATTTGCAATTAACTGAGCAGCTTTAAAAGATGTCATTGTCTTTCCAGAACCGGTAGTATGCCAGATGTAACCACCATGTTGCTCACTTCTTGTCCAATTGGTTCTTAAAACTTTATCAGAAATAGCAGAAGCAGCAAAGTATTGGTAACTTCTCATTACCTTTAGAACCCCATCCGAATCATCTGGGATAGTGTAAAATCCTACCATTTCATGTGCCATAGGTATAGATAATAATTTCTTTGTAAAAGCACTCCATTCATTTATTATATCGTTATTATAATCTTCCCAATGAAAGTAAAAATTCGAATTAAACTTTCCATCTCTTCCAGGATTTGCATAATAAACAGCCTCCTCAGGATTCATAGCGATAAAAATTTGTACTAGTGAAAATAATCCGCTGAAAACACCATTTTCCATGTATTTTTCAATTTGAACTTCAGCTTGAGTAATAGGTACTCCCGTTCTCTTTAATTCAATATGGAAAAGAGGCATTCCATTAATCAAGAGCATTATATCTCCACGACGTGTAGGATAAACCGTATTATTAGTCTTAAACTTTGGCTGTTCTACAATTTGATACCTACTTTTCCCTCCTGCTATCTCTTTTCTATCATAAATTTTAAGGCTTACATTCTTTCCAAAATGTAACTCATCATCTTTGTTATCTCTTGTTATAGATACTGT
This genomic window from Solobacterium moorei contains:
- a CDS encoding trans-sulfuration enzyme family protein; this translates as MKQNTKLLHGYTVLDQYTGAASIPIYQTSTFHNTELYCDEQKYLYTRFSNPTIDALEDGLRCIENAKYALSFSSGMSAISNVLMLLNAGEHVILPKEVYGGTCQFATKILPRYQISASFVDMANLDEIESAITDKTRMIYIETPSNPLLKVCDVRAIVSIAKKNGLIAVADNTFMTTLFQDTLALGVDIVVESATKFINGHSDVVAGVVATNNEEYYKQLVLFRKNFGGILGVQDAWLIMRGMKTMGLRMKQSSENAQAIAEFLHNHPKIKQVYYPGLDSHPGHDIHMSQAKCGGAVLSFSLASKDDLMSFTRKVKIPILAVSLGGVESILSHPATMSHACLSVEERLEQGVTDELLRLSCGIEDITDLLEDFKQALE
- a CDS encoding type IV toxin-antitoxin system AbiEi family antitoxin domain-containing protein, which produces MDYKKKIREKIEKMGGFITSGELVNSNIPTIYLTRMVEAGELVREERGVYLSTKGDYDEYYFFQNKYKVAIYSYVSALYLFQFTDIIPSELEVTVYKGYNASRIQRDKRVHYVNKDTYELGIAQCKTTYGNKVNVYDLERTVCDFVKNRNKVEAELFSKIITRYARYRNKDFNKLYTYAEKMNIYDKVKDIFGIIGI
- a CDS encoding FeoB-associated Cys-rich membrane protein, which translates into the protein MNISTFLVLMVVVVIVAFDIRYVMKNGVSSCSGDCSSGCHSSCRWVGDIKKAQRNIRIQNKIKSLLGLSK
- a CDS encoding PucR family transcriptional regulator; amino-acid sequence: MKKDELFDLVSECATLEIFVAKAAKLVQNPIWIMDDAYQLVTCSKVPDAYVYLSFLQDTKLKRSFVNRLIERGLLNENGIQKPLRIFDTEYQRDVYVIDIFAKKKSIGKLTVAVENEISEEDVKLLADASSIYLRHQLTNHGSKREQAFALLLQKDEESQSLGLQLLQETGYLVKGTYMLAYVDTTIANRITVLRSFLSEIQTSDVNLLGGIMNEQCYLLLASTKHIDLKQYPNIHVGYSMQFEKLHHLDGYARQAEYAASKAKGKEANFQNLIDSYLHSQLEKQLSLDTLVDLKIQKLIAYDRKYETKYYETLCMYVKSQYSKQKTAEGLYIHLNTVKYRLQQIEKLFDINFEKDEKLIRLAMLVHHV
- a CDS encoding FAD-dependent oxidoreductase, whose protein sequence is MNKRLFAACLSVGMLLTGCSTKKSTTVKDGTYEETVDGRNGKVTVSTTISSGKITNVEVKDNEETPEIAGTAITELPKKIVEKNSPNVDGITGATITSDAIKDAVKNAIKTAGGDPDSFGSDSAQASESKTEKLTADVVVIGAGGAGITAALTAQQNGAKVILLEKSANIGGVSVIAGGPMGINSKEQKEAGVAGTFTTQEVLAHWQSYNCWMDDGQLFYNIANRSGETIDWLEENGMDLVYVGNEQAAHANGFPTYHAYADQSNKLGYYQALLKQFENAGGKIYYQTPAVELKSEDNKITGVVAKSSDTTYEISCDAAVLATGGFGANADVIEKEVGFPLVTFTTGTQTGDGATMSQAIGAGKGKTIQQYHGVTSYSGIEPGSGKDEIAKAIYLATSIWVNQRGSRFAPEDLNYDTALSSNAAATQGEYYFSIMSDDMVKKVEQGGSKELNVETAVGYQPSLPLFSVNEPWTEFRSALEDGVKNGTVFKGDTVEDLAKAMGVDANALKKTISAYNADCANGSDAVYGKDSKYMLSLGDGPYYAAKARPVSLGGIGGVLVNSNLEVIKQDGTVIGGLYAAGNEIAEIYNNSYPLVEGVTLMTALTGGRICGEAAAEYATK
- a CDS encoding restriction endonuclease subunit S, with the protein product MSWEQRKLGELGTTFTGLSGKKASDFGHGEASFITYMNVFSNPVANPNMVDNVEIDPKQREVEIGDVFFTTSSETPEEVGMSSVLKEKHGVTYLNSFCFGFRPTVKFNLDYLAFMFRSEFVRIQIIILAQGISRFNISKIKMMDIDIHVPSIDEQIAIGTYFIELDNLITLHQRKHLWPF
- a CDS encoding site-specific integrase, with the translated sequence MLNNIKETDLFYEYYSQWIKVYKSGAIRKVTMDKYLLTQTWLERLAPGMRMCDLNRLSYQQLLNSYAEVHERQTTMDFHHQLKGAIMDAVDEGLIERDPTRKAIIKGKTPRPKKIKYLNQFELHKLISHLNLNTEISWDWFILLVAKTGMRFSEALAITPKDFDFQHQSLSISKTWDYKSCTGFLPTKNRSSVRKIQIDWQLIVQFSELIKGLPEDEPIFIKSRVFNSSINDSLERHCKGANIPIVSIHGLRHTHASLLLFAGVSIASVARRLGHSSMTTTQKTYLHIINELENKDIDIVMRSLSSLS
- a CDS encoding restriction endonuclease subunit S produces the protein MGVRRFLTLFYDWEQRKVSNMFRITRGYVLPATQTIPTKSDKNPYPVYSSQTKDNGLMGYYSNYLYEDAITWTTDGANAGTVNYRKGKFYCTNVCGVLLSNEIRANQMIAEALNNTAKAYVSYVGNPKLMNNVMSDIVIQVPVQEKERNKLSLFFTSINSLITLHQRKPYIHKKEDFQC
- a CDS encoding type I restriction endonuclease subunit R codes for the protein MPFNDELKFEEAVVNLLWSECGWETDVIKYPTEEDLIKNWANILFDSNKEKDVLNGCPLTDGEMAQIITQVNLLRTPLALNTFINGKTVSITRDNKDDELHFGKNVSLKIYDRKEIAGGKSRYQIVEQPKFKTNNTVYPTRRGDIMLLINGMPLFHIELKRTGVPITQAEVQIEKYMENGVFSGLFSLVQIFIAMNPEEAVYYANPGRDGKFNSNFYFHWEDYNNDIINEWSAFTKKLLSIPMAHEMVGFYTIPDDSDGVLKVMRSYQYFAASAISDKVLRTNWTRSEQHGGYIWHTTGSGKTMTSFKAAQLIANSKEADKVVFLLDRVELGDQSLINYRNFADPSESIQATEDTNVLIGKLKSDSPDDVLIVTSIQKMSRIREDSDVKQKDLEKIQSKHIVFIIDECHRDQKGDMHQNIKKTFSNAIFFGFTGTPAHGVTSDIFGDELHRYTIVHGIRDKNVLGFDPYKVCTFEDNDLREKVALKQCNCSTVEGAMAKEETRKIFLYYMNKGEKKCPMTEIENFIPKAQYETLKHQNAVVDDIINHWTVRSVGSLFHSIFATSSISEAMQYYKLFKCKNHNLKVTAIFDPSDDNTQESIWKMKGITDILIDYKEMFGKSYEIGNYASFKKDVCARLSHKKPYLNLSKEEQLNIIIVVDQLLTGFDSKWINTLYLDKKLEGKNFIQAISRTNRLYGSDKPHGTIIWYRYPHTMKENLDNAVREYSGDRPFGIFVDKLDINIDQMNFKYGEIVELFESVGIYDFDHNYDDISWKKKFAKLFSELNQYLDSAKIQGFSWDKSIYEFKNTDGSFYSKKILFDEKTYLILVQRYKELFKGTRIEGGLPYDIDTHIIEIQTDSIDDDYMNSKFKLFMINLNKGDAIAKEKAIHDLHKSFASLTQEEQKLAKLFLNDIETGKIAVEAGKTFRDYITLYMCNAHNDQIHRLASGLGIDEAKLRALINLHVDESNINAYGRYDELMNTIDIDDARNFLGKRLKIELSKRQARIEADKLLRRFIFEGGFNIE